The following nucleotide sequence is from Bradyrhizobium roseum.
GCCGCGGAAACAGCGCGTGAATCTTGTCGATGGTCCAGGGGTCGGGATTGCCGAGGCGGTTGCCGGAGGCTGCGACCAGGTTTTCGTAGACGGTCAGGTTCGGAAAGATCTGGCGGCCTTCCGGCACCAGGCCGATGCCGAGTTTTGCGATTCTGTATGACGGCAGGCTGCGCACTTCCTCGCCCGCGAAACGGACCTTGCCGGCGCGGGCCGGCGTCATGCCCATGATCGAGCGGATGGTCGTGGTCTTGCCCATGCCGTTACGGCCCATCAGGGCGACCATTTCGCCGGATTGAACTTTAAGCGACAGGCCGAACAGCACCTGGCTGAGGCCGTAGCAGGTTTCGATGCCGTCGATTTCCAGCAGCGTTTCAGCCATGACCGACCACCACATGCTGGTCGCCGAGATAGGCACGCTTGACTTCCTCGTTGTTCCGGATGGCGTCGGGATCGCCGGACGCGATCACGCGGCCATAGACCAGCACGGTGATACGGTCGGCCAGCGCGAACACCGCCTCCATGTCGTGCTCGACCAGGACGATCGTGACTTCCTTCCGCAGCTCTTTCAGCAGCGCCACCATGCGCGCGGATTCGGTGACGCCGAGGCCGGCCATCGGCTCATCGAGCAGCAGCAATTGCGGTTTTGTGGCGAGCGCAACCGCGAGCTCGAGTTCGCGCTGTTCGCCATGGCTGAGCTCGGATACCGGCACATTGGCGCGCTTCGCAAGCCCCACGCGCGCCAGCGCGGCCTGCGCTGCATCGCGCAGGTGCTTTTCCTGGCGGGCCGCGCCCCAGAAGCGGAACGAGTGACCATCATGCGCCTGTGCGGCCAGCGCAACATTGTCGGCCGCGGAAAAGTCCGGCAGCAGGCAGGTGATCTGGAACGAGCGCGCCAGGCCGAGCCGACTGCGCTGGTAGGACGGCAGCCAGGTGACGTCACGGCCGCCGAAATGAATCGTGCCGGAGTTCGGCATCAACTGCCCGGTCAACTGGCTGATCAGCGTGGTCTTGCCGGCGCCGTTGGGGCCGATGATGGCGTGCAGCTCGCCCGCCCCGACATCGAGCGACAGATTGTCGGTCGCCTTGATGCCGCCAAAGCTGCGGACCAGCTTTTCAACGCGGAGCATTGGATCAGCCACGGCCAAACCTCCCCAGCAAACCCATGATGCCGCCGCGCGCGAACAGCACGATCAGCAGCAACAATGGACCCATGATCAGCGCCCAGTATTCCGTGAACTGCGACAACAGCTCTTCCAGCAGTAAGAACGCGATGGTTCCGATGACGGGACCGAACAGCGAACCCATGCCGCCGAACACCACCATCACCATCAGCTCGCCGGAGCGGGTCCAGTACATGCCGGCCGGGCTGACAAAGTCGGTATTGTTGGCCAGCAACGCGCCGGCGAGGCCGCAGATGGTGCCCGAGATGACGAAACAGACAAGGCGGTACCGGTTGGCATGATAGCCGATCGCCTGCATGCGCTGCTCGTTGGAACGGATGCCCTGCACCACCATGCCGAACCGCGAATTGATGATGCGCCAGATCAGATAGATACCGCCGAACAGGCAGCCGAGGCACAAATAGTAGAACTGCACGCGGTTCGACAGGTCGATCAGGCCGCCGAAATTGCTGCGCTTGTAGATCGTCAGCCCGTCGTCGCCGCCATAGC
It contains:
- a CDS encoding ABC transporter ATP-binding protein: MAETLLEIDGIETCYGLSQVLFGLSLKVQSGEMVALMGRNGMGKTTTIRSIMGMTPARAGKVRFAGEEVRSLPSYRIAKLGIGLVPEGRQIFPNLTVYENLVAASGNRLGNPDPWTIDKIHALFPRLAERNGNMGVTLSGGEQQMLAIGRALMTNPKLLILDEATEGLAPLIREEIWSCLSMLKGRGQSVLVIDKNVANLSKIADRHYIIERGRTVWSGTSEQLIAEPDLQHRYLGI
- a CDS encoding ABC transporter ATP-binding protein, yielding MADPMLRVEKLVRSFGGIKATDNLSLDVGAGELHAIIGPNGAGKTTLISQLTGQLMPNSGTIHFGGRDVTWLPSYQRSRLGLARSFQITCLLPDFSAADNVALAAQAHDGHSFRFWGAARQEKHLRDAAQAALARVGLAKRANVPVSELSHGEQRELELAVALATKPQLLLLDEPMAGLGVTESARMVALLKELRKEVTIVLVEHDMEAVFALADRITVLVYGRVIASGDPDAIRNNEEVKRAYLGDQHVVVGHG
- a CDS encoding branched-chain amino acid ABC transporter permease; translation: MKSRINVSNAVVALVVLGLTLLPVYSALSGNIFILTLFTRIVIFALAAASLNLIMGYGGMMSFGHAAYLGIGGYAVGILAFEGIGSGFIQWPVALLASALYALVIGALSLRTRGVYFIMITLAFAQMAYYIASGMSRYGGDDGLTIYKRSNFGGLIDLSNRVQFYYLCLGCLFGGIYLIWRIINSRFGMVVQGIRSNEQRMQAIGYHANRYRLVCFVISGTICGLAGALLANNTDFVSPAGMYWTRSGELMVMVVFGGMGSLFGPVIGTIAFLLLEELLSQFTEYWALIMGPLLLLIVLFARGGIMGLLGRFGRG